In a single window of the Elaeis guineensis isolate ETL-2024a chromosome 6, EG11, whole genome shotgun sequence genome:
- the LOC105047295 gene encoding AP-4 complex subunit sigma, which produces MGIRFILLVNKQGQTRLAQYYEYLTLEERRALEGEIVRKCLARTEQQCSFVEHRNYKIVYRRYASLFFLVGVDNDENELAILEFIHLLVETMDRHFGNVCELDIMFHLEKAHFMLEEMVVNGCIVETSKTNILAPIQLMDRAS; this is translated from the exons atggGGATCCGCTTCATACTGCTGGTAAACAAGCAAGGCCAAACCCGGCTGGCCCAATACTACGAGTATCTCACCCTCGAAGAGCGCCGCGCCCTCGAGGGAGAGATCGTCCGCAAATGCCTCGCCCGCACCGAGCAACAG TGTTCTTTTGTTGAGCATCGGAACTACAAAATTGTGTATAGGCGATATGCATCACTTTTCTTCTTAGTAGGGGTTGACAATGATGAG AATGAGCTAGCAATCCTAGAATTCATACATCTATTAGTCGAAACTATGGACCGCCATTTTGGAAATGTG TGTGAGCTTGATATCATGTTCCATCTTGAGAAGGCACACTTCATGCTGGAGGAGATGGTTGTGAATGGGTGCATTGTTGAAACAAGCAAGACAAATATTTTGGCTCCAATTCAGCTCATGGACCGGGCTTCGTAG